One genomic region from Geothermobacter ehrlichii encodes:
- a CDS encoding OmpA family protein gives MIFRWCCVGLLILFVAGCAVHRQSEVVIVDTDDDGIIDALDRCPQTPPKQAVDRFGCSDDADHDGVFDSDDRCPDTPPQVVVDLKGCGRDGDGDGVFDGIDRCPKTPAGVAVDAEGCRRREPAGERMPEPEPDNVQTPESLELSLRFHTGSCRLLPGNRDELERGIRFLRRHAAAEVVVEGHTDSVGPAGYNLKLSKKRAEVVALMLRQALGTDAPRMRVVGFGETRPVADNATQQGRERNRRVVLRIINRH, from the coding sequence ATGATTTTCAGATGGTGTTGTGTTGGACTGCTCATTCTGTTTGTGGCCGGTTGCGCCGTTCACCGTCAGTCCGAGGTGGTGATTGTCGATACCGACGATGATGGCATTATCGACGCTCTCGATCGATGCCCGCAAACACCCCCGAAACAGGCTGTCGACCGTTTCGGCTGCTCGGACGACGCCGACCATGACGGTGTGTTCGACAGTGACGACCGCTGTCCGGATACCCCGCCGCAGGTGGTGGTCGACCTGAAAGGATGTGGCAGGGACGGCGATGGCGACGGCGTGTTCGACGGTATCGACCGCTGTCCCAAGACGCCGGCCGGCGTTGCTGTCGACGCGGAAGGTTGCCGTCGCAGGGAACCCGCTGGTGAACGGATGCCTGAACCGGAGCCGGACAACGTTCAGACACCCGAGTCGCTCGAGCTCAGCCTGCGTTTCCATACAGGGAGCTGCCGGCTTCTGCCCGGTAATCGCGACGAACTGGAACGGGGCATCCGTTTTCTGCGACGACATGCCGCCGCCGAGGTCGTGGTGGAAGGACATACCGACAGCGTCGGGCCGGCCGGTTACAATCTCAAACTATCGAAAAAGCGCGCCGAGGTCGTGGCCCTGATGTTGCGGCAGGCGCTTGGGACCGATGCGCCCCGCATGCGGGTCGTCGGCTTCGGCGAAACCCGGCCGGTTGCCGACAACGCCACCCAGCAGGGACGCGAACGCAACCGCCGGGTCGTGCTTCGCATCATCAACAGACACTGA
- a CDS encoding tetratricopeptide repeat protein — MAGTPANPAGRGLRLPDPESLAFYHYTRARLLANDGQLQEAEAALLSALDFDPRSSQLRLYLGQLRLQMDDPKGAARAVEEALIEAPDFLDGHLFLGGLYFNLRDYRLAAAHFAEAARIAPEREAVWLHLGLSYFRLGEHDKAVEVFKNFLDKKPDSAAGLVQLARSYRAAERFDEAETAYQHLIDLQPDHPVGYLELGEMLIEQGNFAAAERVFRLGVDRVGQPNLLRHRLVGILVRQQRPDEALDLLDVLLRDNPDDLEAKRKTGLLLLEKGDWSRAARAFRQVLERRPDLDRVRYFLGLAQERGGRWQEALATFELISDTSELHPDAVFHRAFVLQQMERFEQAVALLLELIDSGHGRSDVYDYLAALYDRLGQKEKALQTLEKGYGLYPDAIDLLYRQGVVLERNGEHEAAVDIMRQVLVRDPDHPEALNHVAYSYAEADKNLDVALEMVQKALKRKQAPHIYDTLGWVYYRLGRLTEARSALEKAISGLPQDAIVWDHLATVYAELGESAMAAEAWKKSLELKPDQPGIADKLNRLEKAGRR, encoded by the coding sequence GTGGCAGGTACCCCGGCAAACCCGGCCGGCCGGGGGCTTCGCCTGCCCGATCCTGAATCGCTCGCATTCTATCACTACACCCGGGCACGGCTGCTGGCGAACGATGGCCAGCTTCAGGAAGCGGAAGCCGCTCTGTTGTCGGCGCTCGACTTCGATCCACGTTCGAGTCAACTGAGGCTTTATCTTGGGCAGTTGCGGTTGCAGATGGACGATCCCAAAGGCGCGGCGCGGGCGGTCGAGGAAGCCCTGATCGAAGCGCCCGACTTTCTCGATGGCCACCTTTTCCTTGGCGGTCTCTACTTCAATCTGCGCGATTATCGTCTGGCCGCGGCCCATTTTGCCGAGGCGGCCCGAATCGCCCCGGAAAGGGAAGCCGTCTGGTTGCATCTGGGGCTTTCCTATTTCAGGCTCGGCGAGCACGACAAGGCGGTCGAGGTTTTCAAAAACTTTCTGGACAAAAAGCCCGATTCGGCCGCCGGGCTGGTTCAGCTGGCACGCAGCTACCGAGCGGCGGAACGTTTTGACGAGGCCGAAACGGCCTACCAGCATCTGATCGATCTGCAGCCTGACCATCCCGTGGGTTATCTCGAGCTGGGAGAGATGCTGATCGAGCAGGGAAATTTCGCGGCGGCGGAAAGGGTTTTCCGGCTGGGCGTAGACCGGGTCGGGCAGCCGAACCTGCTGCGGCATCGCCTGGTCGGTATCCTGGTTCGCCAGCAGCGTCCGGACGAGGCCCTTGACCTGCTCGACGTACTGCTGCGCGACAATCCGGATGATCTTGAGGCCAAGCGCAAAACCGGCCTGCTGCTGCTGGAAAAAGGGGACTGGAGTAGGGCCGCCCGGGCGTTCAGGCAGGTGCTGGAACGCCGGCCGGATCTCGACCGTGTTCGTTATTTTCTTGGCCTGGCCCAGGAACGTGGCGGACGCTGGCAGGAGGCGCTGGCGACTTTCGAACTTATCTCCGACACGTCCGAGCTCCATCCTGACGCCGTCTTTCACCGGGCTTTCGTCCTGCAGCAGATGGAGCGGTTTGAACAGGCTGTTGCCCTTCTGCTGGAGCTGATCGATTCTGGACATGGACGATCGGACGTTTACGATTATCTTGCGGCGCTGTACGACCGACTGGGGCAGAAAGAGAAAGCCCTGCAGACTCTCGAAAAGGGGTACGGTCTCTATCCCGATGCCATCGATCTTCTGTATCGGCAGGGAGTGGTCCTTGAGCGAAACGGTGAACACGAAGCGGCGGTCGACATCATGCGCCAGGTTCTGGTCCGTGATCCGGATCATCCCGAGGCTCTCAACCATGTCGCCTACAGTTACGCCGAGGCCGACAAAAATCTCGACGTCGCCCTCGAAATGGTGCAAAAAGCGCTGAAACGGAAGCAGGCGCCCCATATCTACGACACCCTGGGCTGGGTCTATTACCGGCTAGGGAGGCTGACCGAGGCCCGGAGCGCCCTGGAAAAGGCCATTTCCGGTTTGCCGCAGGACGCCATTGTCTGGGACCATCTGGCGACGGTCTATGCCGAACTCGGCGAGAGCGCCATGGCCGCGGAGGCCTGGAAGAAGTCGCTGGAACTGAAACCCGACCAGCCCGGCATAGCCGACAAACTGAACCGGCTGGAGAAAGCAGGTCGTCGATGA
- a CDS encoding ABC transporter permease, protein MLRYLGKRLLLMIPLLIGITLISFVVIHLAPGEPTDLQTELNPEASVELRDRLRAQYGLDRPIHVQYVDWLGRMAKLDFGRSFSGDHRPVLDKILERLPVTILINVLSITLILVVAIPVGILSALRRNSLFDRATTVLVFIGFAMPSFWLALLMMDYLGVRLGLFPIAGLRSLGHEYLSTFGQVKDYVAHLVMPVFVSAFGGLAGFSRYMRSNMLEVIRQDYILTARAKGLPERVVIWRHALRNALLPLITILGLSVPGLIGGSVIFETIFAIPGMGKLFYDGVMMRDYPLIMGVLVLGAMLTLVGNLLADIGYALADPRIRKS, encoded by the coding sequence GTGCTGAGATATCTCGGCAAACGGCTGTTGCTGATGATTCCGCTGCTGATCGGGATCACCCTGATCTCCTTCGTCGTCATTCATCTGGCGCCGGGAGAGCCGACCGACCTGCAGACGGAACTGAATCCCGAAGCCAGCGTCGAGCTGCGTGATCGCCTGCGCGCCCAGTACGGCCTCGACCGGCCGATACACGTCCAGTATGTCGACTGGCTCGGACGGATGGCGAAACTCGATTTCGGCCGCTCGTTCTCCGGCGACCACCGGCCGGTTCTAGACAAGATTCTGGAGCGGTTGCCGGTCACCATCCTGATCAACGTGCTGTCGATCACCCTGATTCTCGTCGTCGCCATCCCGGTGGGAATCCTGTCCGCACTGCGACGCAATTCGCTGTTCGACCGGGCAACGACGGTGCTGGTCTTCATCGGCTTTGCCATGCCGTCATTCTGGCTGGCGTTGCTGATGATGGACTATCTCGGCGTCCGGCTCGGCCTTTTTCCCATCGCTGGCCTGCGTTCGCTGGGGCATGAATACCTGAGCACGTTCGGCCAGGTGAAGGACTATGTCGCCCATCTGGTCATGCCGGTGTTCGTTTCCGCCTTCGGCGGTTTGGCCGGATTCAGCCGCTACATGCGTTCGAACATGTTGGAAGTCATCCGACAGGATTACATTCTGACCGCCCGCGCCAAGGGGCTGCCGGAAAGGGTGGTGATCTGGCGACACGCCCTGCGCAATGCCCTGCTGCCGCTGATCACCATTCTTGGCCTTTCGGTCCCTGGGCTGATTGGTGGCAGCGTCATCTTCGAGACCATTTTTGCCATACCCGGCATGGGCAAGCTTTTCTACGACGGTGTCATGATGCGCGACTACCCCCTGATCATGGGCGTGCTTGTCCTCGGCGCCATGCTGACGCTGGTCGGCAATCTACTGGCCGACATCGGTTACGCCCTTGCTGATCCGCGCATCAGAAAGTCCTGA
- a CDS encoding peptide-binding protein produces the protein MNRTTVLAALFLLAVLGLGGCKERTAEVAMPEKDAPPAYGDTFIEASIAEPSNLLPILATDASSADINGLVYNGLVRYNKDLILEGELAESWEISPDNLTITFHLRKGVKWHDGTPFTSADVLFTYRLYVDPNTPTAYAEAYRQVEKAEAPDPYTFRVTYPKPYAPALGSWGMNILPKHLLEGKDITKSPLSRHPVGTGPYRFVEWKPGEKVVLEANENYFEGRPYIKRVVYRIVPDQSTQFMELRSGGLDFMELTPIQYRTQTDTTAFKRLFAKYRYLAFSYTYLGYNLERPLLQDRRVRQALSYAIDKQEIIEGVLLGLGQVATGPYKPDTWVYNANVKRYSHDPDRARRLLAEAGWKDTDGDGILDRDGVPFRFTIVTNQGNDLRVKSAEIIQRRLKEIGIEVKIRVVEWATFLKEFIHPGNFDACILGWRGGPEPDQYNIWHSSKIGPRQLNFIHYRNSEVDELLERGRRTFDRAERKKIYDRFQEILAEDQPYTFLYVAEALPAVSRRFRGIEPAPAGIFHNFIRWYVPAGEQKYAR, from the coding sequence ATGAACAGAACGACAGTTCTGGCCGCTCTGTTTCTTCTGGCCGTTCTGGGGCTTGGAGGGTGCAAGGAAAGGACGGCCGAGGTCGCCATGCCGGAAAAGGATGCCCCCCCGGCCTACGGCGATACCTTCATCGAGGCGTCGATTGCCGAACCGAGCAATCTGCTGCCCATCCTGGCCACCGATGCCTCGTCGGCCGACATCAACGGCCTGGTCTACAACGGGCTGGTGCGCTACAACAAGGATCTCATCCTCGAGGGGGAGCTTGCCGAATCCTGGGAGATTTCCCCGGACAACCTGACCATTACCTTTCACCTGCGCAAGGGAGTCAAGTGGCACGACGGTACCCCCTTCACCTCGGCCGACGTGCTGTTCACCTACCGGCTTTACGTCGACCCCAATACCCCGACCGCCTACGCCGAGGCCTACCGGCAGGTGGAGAAGGCCGAGGCGCCCGATCCCTACACCTTTCGCGTGACCTATCCCAAACCCTACGCCCCGGCACTCGGCAGCTGGGGAATGAACATCCTGCCCAAGCACCTGCTCGAAGGCAAGGATATCACCAAAAGTCCGCTGTCTCGTCATCCCGTCGGTACCGGGCCCTATCGGTTTGTCGAGTGGAAGCCGGGTGAAAAGGTCGTTCTCGAGGCCAACGAGAATTATTTCGAGGGGCGTCCCTACATCAAGCGGGTGGTTTACCGTATCGTTCCCGACCAGTCGACCCAGTTCATGGAATTGCGCTCCGGCGGGCTCGACTTCATGGAGCTGACGCCGATCCAGTATCGGACACAGACCGACACGACGGCCTTCAAGCGGTTGTTCGCCAAGTACCGCTATCTGGCATTCAGCTACACCTATCTCGGCTACAATCTCGAGCGTCCCCTGCTCCAGGACCGGCGGGTCCGGCAGGCTCTGAGTTACGCCATCGACAAGCAGGAGATCATCGAGGGGGTGCTGTTGGGGCTGGGCCAGGTGGCCACCGGGCCCTACAAGCCGGATACCTGGGTTTACAATGCCAACGTAAAGCGGTACAGTCACGACCCGGACAGGGCGCGACGCCTGTTGGCCGAAGCCGGCTGGAAGGATACGGATGGTGACGGAATACTGGACCGCGATGGCGTTCCCTTCCGTTTCACCATTGTCACCAACCAGGGGAACGACTTGCGCGTCAAGTCGGCCGAGATCATCCAGCGCCGGCTCAAGGAGATCGGCATCGAGGTCAAAATCCGTGTGGTGGAATGGGCGACCTTTCTCAAGGAGTTCATCCATCCCGGCAATTTCGACGCCTGCATTCTCGGTTGGCGTGGCGGGCCCGAGCCCGACCAGTACAATATCTGGCATTCGAGCAAGATTGGTCCCAGGCAGCTCAACTTCATTCACTATCGCAATTCCGAGGTGGATGAGCTGCTCGAAAGGGGGCGCCGGACCTTCGATCGGGCTGAGCGGAAGAAGATCTATGACCGGTTCCAGGAGATTCTGGCCGAGGACCAGCCTTATACCTTCCTCTACGTTGCCGAGGCGCTGCCGGCCGTCTCACGCCGTTTCCGTGGTATCGAACCGGCGCCGGCCGGCATTTTTCACAATTTCATCCGCTGGTACGTTCCGGCCGGTGAGCAGAAATACGCCCGCTAG
- a CDS encoding LolA family protein, with translation MNRVLLHLLMLLSLAACAPLAGREAAPVAVDPAPLLASVRRAADLADSLRGLAQVSSDSPGGHFSASQAILAARPDRLRTEALSMFGSPLMILATDGATLHAWLPGQNRFYAGPATADNLRRFLHLPLSLPDLVRLLHYDIPLMGGEAAGSRVGDAWQLVVTEGERRAVVRFDAKLRPVSFRLLTGEKELFSVSYGHFAASDGFPRRIRFEQRSENRRLQIDFKSLELGPGLDDSLFRLKPPAGAVFYPLQGADS, from the coding sequence ATGAACCGCGTGCTTCTGCATTTGCTCATGCTGCTCTCGCTGGCCGCCTGCGCACCGCTGGCCGGCAGGGAGGCTGCTCCGGTTGCCGTCGATCCCGCTCCGCTTCTCGCCAGTGTGCGTCGGGCCGCCGACCTGGCTGACAGTCTGCGCGGCCTGGCTCAGGTCAGCAGTGACAGTCCGGGAGGACATTTCAGCGCCAGCCAGGCCATCCTTGCCGCCAGGCCGGACCGGCTTCGGACCGAGGCTTTGAGCATGTTCGGTTCGCCTCTGATGATTTTGGCGACCGACGGCGCCACCCTGCACGCCTGGCTGCCGGGACAGAACCGTTTCTATGCCGGGCCGGCGACAGCGGACAATCTCCGCCGCTTTCTGCATCTGCCTCTTTCCCTGCCCGATCTGGTGCGCCTGCTGCACTATGACATTCCGCTGATGGGGGGCGAGGCTGCAGGTAGCAGGGTCGGGGATGCCTGGCAACTGGTGGTGACCGAGGGGGAGCGGCGGGCGGTTGTCCGTTTCGACGCGAAGTTGCGGCCGGTTTCTTTCCGGCTGTTAACAGGCGAAAAGGAGCTGTTCAGCGTCAGTTACGGGCATTTTGCCGCCAGTGACGGCTTTCCGCGCCGCATTCGTTTCGAACAGAGGTCCGAGAACAGAAGACTGCAGATCGATTTCAAAAGCCTGGAACTCGGTCCCGGGCTCGATGACAGCCTTTTTCGCCTGAAGCCGCCGGCAGGTGCGGTTTTCTATCCGCTGCAAGGAGCCGATTCATGA